One Ilumatobacter coccineus YM16-304 genomic window, TCGAGTTCCGGCTCGGGCTCGGGCTCGAGTTCCGGTTCGGGCTCGGGCTCAGCGGCGGTCTCGGGCACCGGCTCGGGTTCGGCCTCCGGAGCGGGCTCGACCTCGGGGGCGAGCTCGTCGTTCGAGGCGTCGTCGGATCCCCCGCCACACGCACTCACGAGCAGTGCTCCGGCGAGGATGGCAGGCAGGATCCGGTGAGTACGTGAACGCATGGCGGCCAGGGTAATTTGCCGGGCCTCGAAACCGCGGGCACCCTCGGCGATTCCGGCAACCGGCGCATCCCTCGGTCCGGGTCCGCGGCAAGCAACGTTCGCCGTCACGACCGTTCGTGGAGGCCGGCGAATCGGCTCGCGATGGCGGCATGGTCGAAGGGCGCCGACACACCGAGGATCAGGCGATCGCACCCGGCAGCACCCAGCCCGTCGATGTCCAGATCGTCGGCGTGGAGCCAGTCGAGCACGCTGACCTCGAAGCTCGCTGGTCGCACCTCGGCGAGGCGCCGAAGCAGCTCGTCGGTGCGCTCCGTGGCGCGGATGTTGACGCCATCGGCCACCTCCACCGCCGCAGCGATCGTCGCCCAGGCCGATGCCCCCACGATGATCGGCGGGCACGGCGAGCCGTCCACCACGCCGTCGAGGCCGTCGAATCCGACGCCGGGGACCTCGAACGATCGCGCTCCCGACCAGATCGCCCGGAGCGCTCCGATCGAGTCGACGAGCACACGGCGTCGCTCGTCGGCCTCGGCGAGCACGGTGCCGATCGCGTCGTGCTCGACGGCGAACCGAGATCCTGGCGCAGCTCCCGACCCGACGCCGAGCAGAACGCGCCCCGGCGCCAGCGACTGCAGCGAGTTGACGGCGGACGCGAGTTGGGCCGGATGCCGATTGACCACGTTCGCCACCAGGATGCCGAGCCCGATGCGCGATGTGGCCACCGCCATGGCCCCCAGACACACGAACGGGTCACGCGACCACGGTTTCGACACGACCGACCCGCTGAAGTGGTCGGTCAGCCAGACGGCGTCGGCGCCCAGCGACTCGGCCAGCACGGCGACGTCGACCATGTGACGCACATCGGCGCCGAACGGATTGATGGCGAGATCGACGCGCACGTGGGCACGGTACCGGCGGCCGAGTTCTCCGAGATGTCGGCCGAGGCCTCTAGCGTGGAGGCGATGGCTGGTGGGTTCGACGTCGACGCATACCTCGAACGAATCGGACGCGAACGCCCGGCGGCCGCCGATGCGGCGACGCTCGGCGATCTGCAGTACGCCCACCTCGTGGCGGTGCCGTTCGAGAACCTCGACATCGTGTTCGCCGGCGGGGTGCCACACGATCGCGACGAGGCCGTCGGCAAGATCCTGCGTGGCCGCGGCGGATGGTGCTTCGAACTCAACGGAGCCTGCTCGATGCTGCTCGACGAGCTCGGATACGACGTCAAGCTCATCGGCGCTGCGGTGCTCCTCGACGGCCCGAGCAAGGTGCTCGACCACCTCGCACTCGAGGTCACCCCCCGTGAGAGCGACGGAGACGCCGAGGTCGGGGCGCCGATGCTCGTCGACGTCGGCTTCGGCGACACCTTCGTTCGCCCCCTCGAGCTGAATCGATCGGGACCGCAAGACGGCGGCACGAACGACTTCGAATTCATCCCGAGCCCGCAGGGCACCACGCTCGCCGAGGTGGTCGACGGGATTCCCGAGGCCCGCTATCGGTTCAAGCGCGTGGCGCACCGCTTCGACGACTTCGCCCCGGCCGCCTCATCGATGCAGCGCGACCCGGCGAAGCACTGGCGGTCGAAACCGTTCGCCACTCGCCTGCTCGGCAACGGCACCGACCGGGTGACCCTCACGCACGACACGCTCAAGTTCCGTCGGGCCGGCACTCAGACCGAGCAACCGGTGGCACGCCACGAGTGGGACGACGCGCTCGGCGAATGGTTCGGCGTCGAACGGCCCGGCCCGTGGCCCGACGCGACGTGAATCGAGCTGCGCCACGCCTCGCCGGTCGTGACCGGCAAGACTGTCGCCAGACTCATGACGAACCACACCGAGAACCCCACGCCGATGCCCGCTCCGCGCGCTGACACCCCGTCGTGGTGGCGGCGCAGCTGGGTCGCATTCGGGGCGTGCCTCGTCCCGGCCGCGGTGCTCGCTGCCTGTTCACTCGGTGGCGACGACGATGCGGCGACGAGCGATGCGGTCGACCTCACCGCCGACGCCGAGATCGCAGCCACGTCGACGCCAGCCGCAGACACGACGACCAGCGACACCGCGACCAGCGACACCGCGACCAGCGACACGGCGACCGACGCCACGACCACGGCAACGCCGACCACCGAGCCCGACACGACCTCGGTCGCCACCGACGTGCACGGCATCTCCTTCGCCGCCGACATCGAACCGATCATCACCACGAGTTGCGCGAACTGCCACACCGGCAACGGCCCCGGCACGCAGCACGTCATCATGGACACCGCCGGCGTGGTGGCCAAGGCGTCGGTCGGCATCGAGTTCGTCACCCGCACCGGCTTCATGCCGCCGTGGCCCGCCTCCGACGAGAGCGTCGCGTTCGAGCACGATTGGAGTCTCACCGACGACCAGATCGCACTGCTCGCCGACTGGCACGAGGCCGGAGCCCCACTCGACGTCGCCGAAGATCACGTCATCGCACCCGCATCCGGACAGACCGTGCGACTCACCGACCCCGACGTCGCCGTGCTGTCGCAGGGCGCGTACGACGGCAAACTCGGCCAGGACGACGAGTATCGCTGTCTGATCTACGACCCCGAGTTCGACGGTCCCGGCTTCGTCACCGGCATGGACTTCCAACCGCAGCAGGAGCAGGTCGTCCACCATGCGGTCGGCTTCCTGCTCAGCGCCGACGACCGCGCGGCCCTCGAAGCGATCGACGCCACCGACGGCAACGGCGGCGGCTGGACCTGCTTCGGCTTCTCCCCCGCGCCCAGCGCCGACCTGATCTACGCGTGGGCTCCTGGCCAGGCAGCCTCGCGATACCCCGAGGGCAGCGGCCTCCACCTCGACGACGGCGACTTCTTCGTCATCCAGACGCACTACCACTTCGACGTCGAGGCGCCCGCCGATCAGTCCACCCTCGCCCTCGACTGGACACCCGAAGACGAAGGGGCCGACCTCGACCGCGTCGACATCACGGTCTACACCGGCCCCGCCGAGGTGCCGTGCTCATCCGACGAGGCGGGCCCGCTGTGCGACCGCGACGCGGCGATCGCGCTCGCGCGGGAGAAATACGGCCCGGGCGGAGTGCTCGCCGACGGGATCCTCGCGCTGTGTGGCCAGACGCCTGCCGACTACGCAGGCTTCACCGACGGCTACTCCGAGTCGAGCTGCGACCTCCGCGCCGGTGCGAGCGGCGAGTTGGTGTCGGTGTTCGGGCACGAACACGAAGTCGGCGCCAGCTTCCGCATGACCCTCAATCCGGGCACACCGGAGGAGCTCGTGGTGCTCGACATTCCCGACTGGGACTTCGACTGGCAGCTGAACTACGAACCGACCGACACGATCGTGATCGAGCGCGACGACGTCGTGCGACTCGAGTGCTCGTGGGACCGGGCACGCCGCGACCCGACGCTCGAACCGGCGTACATCGTGTGGTCCGACGGCACCGACGACGAGATGTGCTTCGCGTCGATCGTCACGCGCCCGATCTGAGTCGAGGCGCTGCGCTCGTCAACCGGTGGGTGCGAGCAGCCGCTCCATGGCGAAACGAAGTGCCGCCGTGGTCTCGGTGAGGTCGCGATTGCAGCGCCCGGCGAGCGTGTTGATCGTGCGCATCCGGACGAGCACGGCGAGCGCTGACTCCGCCGACGCCCGGACCGACTCGTCGAGCGCGTCGAGTTCGGGACCGAACGCGGTGAGCACCGCCGAGTCGAGTCGAAGCATCGCCGCTTCGACCACGTTCTCGGGGAGGTGCCCGAGCAACGGCGCGACCTCGAACCACATGAGCACGCGTTCACGGCTCACCCGGTCGAGCTTGACGTCGATGTCCTGATGAGGATTGATCTGTGACGGCTCGGGGACACGCTGGATCTCTTCTTCGAGGCGCGTCGTGACCGCGTCACGCACCGCCTCTTCGAGCACGCCGTAGTAGCGGTACACGCTCCGACTGGCGACCCCGGCACGCCTGGCGACGATCGGGATGCTCAGGTGCGCTCGCTCGGCGAGGAGTTCGACGATCGCGCCGCGCACTGCGGCCATGTTGCGACTTCGTCGGAGGACTCGGCCGTCGGTCTCGGAGCCAGACTCCCGCTGAGGGCCCTCTGCCTTGTCGATCACGGTGTTCTCCATTGCGGTTCCATTCAGCCATCCGTCGCTCACGTTGTCAATACGTCGGCACATTCCCGACCGAACTTGAACGCTTTCCGTGGTCGGATGTCACCGAGTGGCGTCGACGGCGGTCCTCGGAGTGTGGCTGACGTCGTCGGGTCCGAGCTCCCGTGTCCACGCCGCCATCTCGAGCGAGATGCCGTCGGGATCGGTGAAGTAGATCGAGCGAACATACACGTCGTCTGTCACTTCGCGCGAAATGCCCCATTCGCTGTTGTCGTGGTTCGCCACCTCGGTGCAGTCGACGCCTGCGGCGCGCAGCACCTCGACGTAGTCGTCGATCTTGTCGGCCGGCACGCCGAACGCGACGTGGTTCATCGAGCCGTGCGCCGTCGTGATCGGCCCCTGATCGGGGCGGTGCGCAGGCGCCGACACGCCCGGCACGGCTGGTGGCGCGTCGGGGAACCAGAAGAACGCGAGCGAGTCGCCGTTGCCGCAGTCGAAGAAGAAGTGCTGACCCGCTCCCCCACCGAGTTCGATCGTCTTGACGAGCGGCATGCCGAGCACCCCCTCGTAGAACTCGACCGTTCGCGCCATGTCGCTCGACACCAGCGCGAGGTGATTGATTCCTGTGAACTCGAACTTCCCCATCGCGCCAGTCTTCCACCGTCACACTCCGGCCGAGACCATCGGCACGACCATCGGGCGTCCACCGGCGCGACCGCACGGCCCGCGGGTCGATACGGTCGGGGTCGTGACCGAGCCTGCGCTCATACGGCATCTTCCGCCTACACCCGACGACGACGCCCTGCTCACGGCGTTCATGTCGTACGCCGACGAGATGGGCATCGAGCTGTACCCGGCGCAGGAGGAAGCGATCTTCGAGTTCCTCGTCGGCAATCACGTCATCGTCAACACCCCCACCGGTTCCGGCAAGTCGCTGGTGGCGACCGCCGCACACTTCGCGTCACTCGCGGCCGACCGACGCAGCGTCTACACCGCGCCGATCAAAGCGCTGGTGAGCGAGAAGTTCTTCGCGCTGTGCCGAGAGTTCGGCTCCGAACACGTCGGGATGATCACCGGCGACGCGTCGGTCAACCCCGACGCACCCATCATCTGCTGCACCGCCGAGATCCTCGCCAACTGGGCGCTGCGCGACGGGGCCGACACCCCGATCGACGTCGTCGTCGTCGACGAGTTCCACTACTACGGCGACCCGCAGCGAGGCTGGGCGTGGCAGGTCCCGCTGCTCACGCTGCCGCACGTCCAGTTCGTGCTCATGTCGGCCACGTTGGGCAACGTGCAGTTCTTCCAGCGCGACCTCACCGCTCGAACGGGTCGCGAGACCTCGGTCGTCAAGACGGCCACCCGGCCCGTGCCCCTCGACTTCGAGTACCGCACCTCCACCCTGCACCACTCGGTCGAGCAACTCCTCGAGGCCGGACGCGTCCCGATCTACATCGTCCACTTCACGCAGAAGGACGCGACCGAGGCAGCGCAGGGCTACCTCGCGCTCGACCCGCTGACCAAGGCCGAGAAGGTGCTGGTGCGCGAAGCGATCGGCGGATTCCGGTTCGACTCCCCCATCGGCAAGGACCTCAAGCGATTCCTCACGGCAGGTGTCGGCGTCCACCACGCCGGGTTGCTTCCCAAGTACCGACTCCTCGTCGAGAAGCTGGCGCAGTCGGGGCTGCTCAAGATCATCTGCGGAACCGACACGCTCGGCGTCGGCGTCAACGTGCCCATCCGCACGGTGCTGTTCACGCAGCTGTGCAAGTACGACGGCACGTCGGTGCGCGTGCTGAGCAACCGTGACTTCGCGCAGATCGCCGGACGAGCCGGCCGCAAGGGATTCGACACCGAAGGCCACGTGTTGGTCCAAGCGCCCGAACACGTGGTGGAGAACCTGCGCGCCGACCAGAAAGCAGCGACGAGCAACTCGAAGAAGAAGCCGGTCAAGAAGAAGGCGCCCGAGCGCAACTACGCCCACTGGGACCAGAACGTGTTCGAGAAGTTGCGTGACGGCGAGCCCGAGGCGCTGCGATCGCACTTCCAGGTCAACCACCAGATGATCATGAGCATGCTCGATCGCCCCGTGGTGGTCGAGGCCGACGGCACCGAGGTCGACGGTTGCCTGGCGATCCGCCGGCTGCTCACCGACAACCACGAGACCCGCAAGCGTCAGCGCGGGCACATCCGACGGGCCATCTCGATCTACCGATCGCTGGTCGACGCGGACATCCTCGAGTTTCTCGACGAGCCCGATTCCCACGGTCGTCGCGTGCGCGTCAACTTCGATCTGCAAGACGAGTTCGCCCTGCATCAGCCGTTGTCGCTGTGGGCACTCGAGGCGCTCGACCAACTCGACCCGCCGACCGAGCCCGGCGACGCCGAACAGCACGCGCTCGACGCACTGACGATCATCGAAGCCGTGCAGGAGAACCCTGGCGTCGTGATCGCCGCGCAGGTCAACCATGCCAAGTCCGAGCTGATGGCGGAGATGAAGGCGTCGGGAGTCGAGTACGAGGAACGGATGGAGCGGCTCGAACACGCCGACGCCCCCAAGCCGAACAAGGAGTGGCTGTACGAGAGCTTCAACATGTTCCGCACCCGCCACCCGTGGGTCGGCGGCGACACCGTCAAGCCGAAGTCGGTGGCGCGCGAACTGTTCGAGCGGTCGATGACCTTCGGCGAGTACGTGCAGCACTACGGCCTCAAACGGTCGGAGGGAGTGCTGCTCCGATACCTGTCAGACGTCTACAAAGGGCTTCGCCAGAACGTCCCGGAGGCGGCGCGGACCACGGAGATCGACGACATCACCGCCTGGCTCGGTGCGCTGGTGCGCCAGGTCGACTCCAGCCTCATCGACGAGTGGGAGCGACTGGTCAACCCGTCCGACGACGAGACGGTCGAGGCCGTCCGCTCCGACCGGGAGGTCACGATCGTCGACGACCACCGAGCGTTCCGGGTGATGGTGCGCAATCAGATCTTCGAGTGGATGCAGCGCCTCGCCGCCAACGCCGGGCGCTCGTCGCTCGCACCGCTGGTCGAGCAGCCGGTCGACGACGAACGCTGGACGTCGGTCGACGACGTCGCCGAGGCCATCGCGCCGTACTGGGACGAGTTCGACGAGATGCTGCTCGGCGCCGGCGCGCGGAGCCCCGAACGCTTCCAGCTCGATCGAGACACCTGGGCGGTCACCCAGATCATCCACGACCCCGACGAGACCAACGAGTGGCGTATCGACGCCCAGGTCGACGTGGAAGCGTCGATCGAACAAGGACGGGCCGTGCTCCGACTCGTCGACATCCGTCGAGCCTGATAGCGCTGGGCTCATTTCCCTCGTAGCCCTCGGTCCAGGCCCGAGGGAAGCACGGGTGCGAGTTCAGGTGGTCGAGACCGGAGACCTGCGTCCGGGCGGCACCGGGATCGGCCCCGACGGATCGCCCGCTCCGACCGGCACCGACGAGCGCGCCGACGGGGGCCGGAGGATCGGGCGGGCCGGCGGCGTCGGGATCATCGACGGACTGTCACCGACGATGCTCGGTCGCTTCGGCGCCACCTGGGTGTGCTCGGACGTCGGCGTTTCGAGCCCGATCACGTCGGGCTTTCGCTCGGGCAACGCGATCTTCGGCCTGGTCGGCGGCGTCGGGGCATCGACGCCGACCGAGTCGGGCGTGTCGTCTTTACTCGCGTACACGTCGACGTAGCGCTGGCCGCTGAGCTGCGAGATCTCGAACATCACGGCGTCGGTGAAGCTGCGCAGCGTGCGCGGATCGTCGGGGTCGCCGTACTCGTGCGCCCACATCGGTGCGCCGAACCGAACCGTGACCGTCTTGCGCGGCTTCATCGTGAACTGATCGGGCGGTTGCACCTCGAGCGTCCCCTCGTGCCCGACCGGAACGACCGGCGCGTCGCAGCGAATGGCGAGGCGAGCAGCGCCCGTGCGACCCTTGTGCAGGTTGCCACTGCGCGACCGGGTGCCTTCGGGGTAGATCATGAACAGGTGCCCGCCGTCGAGCACCTGCGCCGCCGTGTCGAGCGCCGCCTGGGCCGCGTCGCCACCCGACCGGTCGACCGGGATCATGCCCATCGCCGGAAACAGATGCTTGGTCTTCCAGTCGTCCATGTACTCGCCTTTGCCGATCGCCCACACGCGACGAGGCAATGCAGCAGGAACGAACACGGAGTCGCAGAACGACAGGTGGTTGGGCGTGATGATGGCCGGACCCTCGAGGGGCACGTGCTGGCGACCTTCGACGCGGAAATCCCACAGTCGATGCGTGGTCCGGCGAACCGCACCGAAGCCGTACTTGCTCAGGCGGTCGGAACCCGGCAGTTCCGGAGCCTCCTCGAAGTGGAACTCCGGTGCCTTGCTCACGACCGCAGCTCCCGCCGTATGGCCTTGCCGGTCGCAGCGATCGGCAAGACGTCGAGGAAGTGGTACTGCGTCGGGCGTTTGTATCGACTGAGATGCTCGGCGACGAATGCTTCGAGCGAACTCTGCGTCGCCGACCCGGTGACGTGGGCGACCACGCATTCGCCCGTGTCGGGGTCGTCCGACCCGGTGACGATGGCCCCCGTCACCTCGGGGTGCTTCATCAGCACGTTCTCGACCTCGGCCGGGTAGACGTTGAAGCCCGACACGATGACGACGTCCTTGATCCGGTCGACGAGATACAGGTAGCCGTCTTCGTCGAAGATGCCGACGTCGCCCGTCCACAACCACCCGTCGGCGGTGAGCACGGAGTCGGTCGTGTCTTGATCGTCGAGGTAGCCCAGGAACACGCCGGGGCTCCGCACCACGACCTCGCCTTCGTCGCCGACGTCGACGGGCCGACCCGACATGTCGACGAGTGCCACCGACACACCGTCGACGACCTTGCCCACCGATGACGGTCGCGTCGGGTGATCGCGGCCCATCGTGACGACCGGGGAGGTCTCGGTGAGCCCGTACCCCTGTTTGATCTCGAAGCCGAAACGATCGCGGACCTGCTCGAACACGCCGACCGGAAGCGCGGCAGCACCGGATGACGCGTGGCGCACCGTTGCCATGGAGTCGTCGGGACCGTCGGCCGCGAGCCAGCGCTGCCACATCGGCGGAGCACCCGACACGAGGGTGACGCCGTGTTCGCGGATCAGGCGGAGTCCTTCGGTCTCGTCGAACGAGCGCTGCAGCACCACGCACGCTCCGGCGCGCAGCGAGGTGAGCAGCACGACGTTGAGGCCGAAGATGTGCGCGAACGGGAGGACGCCGAGCATCACGTCGTCGGAGGTGACCGGGTCGTCGCCGGTGACGAGGAGGTTCTGCACCCAGTCGAGGTTGCCGTGCGACAGCATCGCGACCTTGGGTGAGCCCGACACACCGCTGGTCGCCATGTAGAACGCCCGATCGGAAGGATCGAGATCGACGACCGAGTGATCGGGTTCGACGTCGACCGACGCGGCGTCCAGCTCGACGAGGTCGATGACCTCGACGTCGAGGTCACCGGCGTACCCGGTGACACGCTGGCCGCCCTTGCCGGCGAGGATCAGTTTCGGTTTGCCGACGGCGATCTTCGCCACCATCTCCGACGACGTGCTCGACGGGTTGAGCGGCATCGGAATCGCGCCGATTCCGAGCAGGGCGATCGCCGACGTCGCGAAGTGGATCTCGTTGCCCGCCGCGACCACGACCACGTCGGAGCGGTCGACGCCGAGCGCCTTGAGCTGGGTGCGCAGCCGACCGACTCGCTCGCGAAACTCCCCGTAGGTGACCCGTTGATCACCTTCGATCAACGCCACTCGTGATGCGTCGTGCCGCTCGATCACCGTCGCCAGATTCATGCGTTCTCTCGCCTTCCGTCGTGCTGTTCGCTCAGTATGACACGCGACACACCACATTCTCCCGGCGACCTCACGACATGTTTGACGCGGCGCCTGCCGAGAAGGGCCACAATGGGGCGGGAACGGGCACTCGGCTCGCGCAGAGGGGAACCCAGACATGGCCGCAACCGCAGCAATCTTCGACCTCGACCGCACCTTGGTGGCCGAGTCGTCGACCACCGTGTTCATAAAACACATCGCCGAGGCCGGCATCAGCGACGGCACCGACATTCCGTTTCTCGACCCGCTCGTCGAGGTGACCCAGCGAGCGATCAAGACGATCTTCAACAC contains:
- a CDS encoding DEAD/DEAH box helicase; this translates as MSYADEMGIELYPAQEEAIFEFLVGNHVIVNTPTGSGKSLVATAAHFASLAADRRSVYTAPIKALVSEKFFALCREFGSEHVGMITGDASVNPDAPIICCTAEILANWALRDGADTPIDVVVVDEFHYYGDPQRGWAWQVPLLTLPHVQFVLMSATLGNVQFFQRDLTARTGRETSVVKTATRPVPLDFEYRTSTLHHSVEQLLEAGRVPIYIVHFTQKDATEAAQGYLALDPLTKAEKVLVREAIGGFRFDSPIGKDLKRFLTAGVGVHHAGLLPKYRLLVEKLAQSGLLKIICGTDTLGVGVNVPIRTVLFTQLCKYDGTSVRVLSNRDFAQIAGRAGRKGFDTEGHVLVQAPEHVVENLRADQKAATSNSKKKPVKKKAPERNYAHWDQNVFEKLRDGEPEALRSHFQVNHQMIMSMLDRPVVVEADGTEVDGCLAIRRLLTDNHETRKRQRGHIRRAISIYRSLVDADILEFLDEPDSHGRRVRVNFDLQDEFALHQPLSLWALEALDQLDPPTEPGDAEQHALDALTIIEAVQENPGVVIAAQVNHAKSELMAEMKASGVEYEERMERLEHADAPKPNKEWLYESFNMFRTRHPWVGGDTVKPKSVARELFERSMTFGEYVQHYGLKRSEGVLLRYLSDVYKGLRQNVPEAARTTEIDDITAWLGALVRQVDSSLIDEWERLVNPSDDETVEAVRSDREVTIVDDHRAFRVMVRNQIFEWMQRLAANAGRSSLAPLVEQPVDDERWTSVDDVAEAIAPYWDEFDEMLLGAGARSPERFQLDRDTWAVTQIIHDPDETNEWRIDAQVDVEASIEQGRAVLRLVDIRRA
- a CDS encoding arylamine N-acetyltransferase family protein; translation: MAGGFDVDAYLERIGRERPAAADAATLGDLQYAHLVAVPFENLDIVFAGGVPHDRDEAVGKILRGRGGWCFELNGACSMLLDELGYDVKLIGAAVLLDGPSKVLDHLALEVTPRESDGDAEVGAPMLVDVGFGDTFVRPLELNRSGPQDGGTNDFEFIPSPQGTTLAEVVDGIPEARYRFKRVAHRFDDFAPAASSMQRDPAKHWRSKPFATRLLGNGTDRVTLTHDTLKFRRAGTQTEQPVARHEWDDALGEWFGVERPGPWPDAT
- a CDS encoding class I adenylate-forming enzyme family protein; its protein translation is MNLATVIERHDASRVALIEGDQRVTYGEFRERVGRLRTQLKALGVDRSDVVVVAAGNEIHFATSAIALLGIGAIPMPLNPSSTSSEMVAKIAVGKPKLILAGKGGQRVTGYAGDLDVEVIDLVELDAASVDVEPDHSVVDLDPSDRAFYMATSGVSGSPKVAMLSHGNLDWVQNLLVTGDDPVTSDDVMLGVLPFAHIFGLNVVLLTSLRAGACVVLQRSFDETEGLRLIREHGVTLVSGAPPMWQRWLAADGPDDSMATVRHASSGAAALPVGVFEQVRDRFGFEIKQGYGLTETSPVVTMGRDHPTRPSSVGKVVDGVSVALVDMSGRPVDVGDEGEVVVRSPGVFLGYLDDQDTTDSVLTADGWLWTGDVGIFDEDGYLYLVDRIKDVVIVSGFNVYPAEVENVLMKHPEVTGAIVTGSDDPDTGECVVAHVTGSATQSSLEAFVAEHLSRYKRPTQYHFLDVLPIAATGKAIRRELRS
- a CDS encoding lysophospholipid acyltransferase family protein produces the protein MSKAPEFHFEEAPELPGSDRLSKYGFGAVRRTTHRLWDFRVEGRQHVPLEGPAIITPNHLSFCDSVFVPAALPRRVWAIGKGEYMDDWKTKHLFPAMGMIPVDRSGGDAAQAALDTAAQVLDGGHLFMIYPEGTRSRSGNLHKGRTGAARLAIRCDAPVVPVGHEGTLEVQPPDQFTMKPRKTVTVRFGAPMWAHEYGDPDDPRTLRSFTDAVMFEISQLSGQRYVDVYASKDDTPDSVGVDAPTPPTRPKIALPERKPDVIGLETPTSEHTQVAPKRPSIVGDSPSMIPTPPARPILRPPSARSSVPVGAGDPSGPIPVPPGRRSPVSTT
- a CDS encoding LLM class flavin-dependent oxidoreductase, which gives rise to MRVDLAINPFGADVRHMVDVAVLAESLGADAVWLTDHFSGSVVSKPWSRDPFVCLGAMAVATSRIGLGILVANVVNRHPAQLASAVNSLQSLAPGRVLLGVGSGAAPGSRFAVEHDAIGTVLAEADERRRVLVDSIGALRAIWSGARSFEVPGVGFDGLDGVVDGSPCPPIIVGASAWATIAAAVEVADGVNIRATERTDELLRRLAEVRPASFEVSVLDWLHADDLDIDGLGAAGCDRLILGVSAPFDHAAIASRFAGLHERS
- a CDS encoding VOC family protein translates to MGKFEFTGINHLALVSSDMARTVEFYEGVLGMPLVKTIELGGGAGQHFFFDCGNGDSLAFFWFPDAPPAVPGVSAPAHRPDQGPITTAHGSMNHVAFGVPADKIDDYVEVLRAAGVDCTEVANHDNSEWGISREVTDDVYVRSIYFTDPDGISLEMAAWTRELGPDDVSHTPRTAVDATR